From a single Drosophila sulfurigaster albostrigata strain 15112-1811.04 chromosome 3, ASM2355843v2, whole genome shotgun sequence genomic region:
- the LOC133841756 gene encoding mucin-2 isoform X2 yields MEVLRKFLLLCAVLFSVNTFTAAEPVYSNAITNELSLGNLLFDAITGDLIIPGLDILNNLDQCVANYVSKDFEILTSTGAKILRCSNLKRNVLQNYLQQSSSSGVKTSFNQQSAACNSHSSCYTDLVMNLLGSVQSLEKNYGQIRHCIHKQIDKAEFHLRVEYINLQNCFSGITNLNVTTPAPGTPAWNVTSPAPGTPSWNYTTPAPGTPSWNVTTPAPGTPSWNVTTPAPGTPSWNVTTPAPGTPSWNETTPTWGPPIWNNTTPGWNNTTPGWNETTPTWSPPIWNNTTPGWNNTTPGWNETTPTWSPPIWNNTTPGWNNTTPGWNETTPTWSPPIWNNTTPGWNNTTPGWNETTPTWSPPIWNNTTPGWNNTTPGWNETTPTWSPPIWNNTTPGWNNTTPGWNETTPTWSPPIWNNTTPGWNETTPTWSPPIWNNTTPGWNNTTPGWNETTPTWSPPIWNNTTPGWNNTTPGWNETTPTWSPPIWNNTTPGWNETTTTWSPPIWNNTTPSPNWNETTWSTPSWNNTTPGWNNTTPGWNNTTPTPNWNETTWSTPSWNNTTPGWNNTTPTPNWNETTWSTPIWNNTTPGWNNTTPTPNWNETTWSTPSWNNTTPGWNNTTPGWNNTTPTPNWNETTWSTPSWNNTTPGWNNTTPGWNNTTPTPNWNETTWSTPSWNNTTPGWNNTTPTPSWNETTWSTPSWNNTTPGWNNTTPGWNNTTPTPNWNETTWSTPIWNNTTPGWNNTTPGWNNTTPTPNWNETTWSTPIWNNTTPGWNNTTPGWNNTTPTPNWNETTWSTPIWNNTTPGWNNTTPGWNNTTPTPNWNETTWSTPIWNNTTPGWNNTTPGWNNTTPSPNWNETTVSWNTTTPAWNQTTLSSNTTTPSWSTTTEAPQTTTTQSWWDKLWHDIF; encoded by the exons ATGGAGGTTCTCCGCaaatttttgctgctttgtgCAGTACTATTCAGTGTAAAT ACCTTTACGGCTGCAGAGCCCGTATACTCGAATGCCATCACCAATGAGTTGAGTTTGGGCAACTTGTTGTTCGATGCCATCACTGGAGATTTGATTATTCCTGGTCTTGACATCTTGAACAATCTTGATCAATGTGTCGCAAATTATGTCTCGAAAGATTTTGAGATCTTAACCAGCACTGGCGCCAAGATACTTCGTTGCAGTAATCTGAAACGAAATGTCCTTCAAAACTATTTGCAACAGAGCAGCTCGTCGGGTGTGAAGACCTCCTTCAACCAACAGTCGGCTGCCTGTAATTCCCACAGTTCCTGCTATACCGATCTG GTGATGAACCTACTCGGCAGTGTGCAAAGTCTGGAAAAGAATTATGGACAAATCCGTCATTGCATCCACAAGCAAATTGATAAAGCAGAATTCCATTTGAGAGTCGAGTACATCAACTTGCAAAACTGTTTTTCTGGTATAACAAACTTAAACGTTACAACTCCAGCACCGGGTACACCAGCCTGGAATGTTACAAGCCCAGCACCCGGAACACCAAGTTGGAACTATACCACTCCAGCACCAGGAACTCCAAGCTGGAACGTTACAACGCCAGCACCTGGAACACCAAGCTGGAATGTCACAACCCCAGCACCCGGAACACCCAGCTGGAACGTTACAACCCCAGCACC GGGAACACCAAGCTGGAATGAAACAACTCCCACCTGGGGCCCTCCAATCTGGAATAACACTACTCCCGGCTGGAACAACACCACCCCTGGCTGGAATGAAACAACTCCCACCTGGAGCCCTCCAATCTGGAATAACACTACCCCCGGCTGGAACAACACCACTCCTGGCTGGAATGAAACAACTCCCACCTGGAGCCCTCCAATCTGGAATAACACTACTCCCGGTTGGAACAACACCACCCCTGGCTGGAATGAAACAACTCCCACCTGGAGCCCACCAATCTGGAATAACACTACCCCCGGCTGGAACAACACCACCCCTGGATGGAATGAAACAACTCCCACCTGGAGCCCTCCAATCTGGAATAACACTACCCCCGGCTGGAACAACACTACCCCTGGCTGGAACGAAACAACTCCCACCTGGAGCCCTCCAATCTGGAATAACACTACCCCCGGCTGGAACAACACCACCCCTGGCTGGAATGAAACAACTCCCACCTGGAGTCCTCCAATCTGGAATAACACAACCCCCGGATGGAATGAAACAACTCCCACCTGGAGCCCACCAATCTGGAATAACACTACCCCCGGCTGGAACAACACCACCCCTGGCTGGAATGAAACAACTCCCAC CTGGAGCCCTCCAATCTGGAATAACACTACTCCCGGATGGAACAACACCACCCCTGGCTGGAATGAAACAACTCCCACTTGGAGTCCTCCAATCTGGAACAACACCACCCCTGGTTGGAATGAGACCACTACCACCTGGAGCCCTCCAATCTGGAATAACACCACTCCTTCCCCAAACTGGAATGAAACTACCTGGAGCACACCAAGCTGGAACAACACCACCCCTGGCTGGAATAACACCACTCCAGGATGGAATAACACGACTCCTACTCCCAACTGGAATGAGACAACCTGGAGTACACCAAGCTGGAACAACACCACTCCTGGCTGGAATAACACCACTCCTACTCCGAACTGGAATGAAACAACCTGGAGCACACCAATCTGGAATAACACCACCCCCGGATGGAATAACACCACTCCTACTCCGAACTGGAATGAGACAACCTGGAGCACACCAAGCTGGAACAACACCACCCCCGGCTGGAATAACACCACTCCAGGATGGAATAACACCACTCCTACTCCGAACTGGAATGAGACTACTTGGAGCACACCAAGCTGGAATAACACAACTCCCGGATGGAATAACACCACTCCAGGATGGAATAACACCACTCCTACTCCGAACTGGAATGAGACAACCTGGAGCACACCAAGCTGGAACAACACCACTCCTGGCTGGAATAACACTACTCCTACCCCGAGCTGGAATGAGACTACTTGGAGCACACCAAGCTGGAATAACACAACTCCCGGATGGAATAACACCACTCCAGGATGGAATAACACCACTCCTACTCCGAACTGGAATGAGACAACCTGGAGCACACCAATCTGGAACAACACCACCCCCGGCTGGAATAACACCACTCCAGGATGGAATAACACCACTCCTACCCCGAACTGGAATGAGACTACTTGGAGCACACCAATCTGGAACAACACCACCCCCGGCTGGAATAACACCACTCCTGGCTGGAATAACACCACTCCTACCCCGAACTGGAATGAGACTACTTGGAGCACACCAATCTGGAACAACACCACCCCCGGCTGGAATAACACCACTCCTGGCTGGAATAACACCACTCCCACTCCGAACTGGAATGAAACAACCTGGAGCACACCAATCTGGAATAATACCACCCCCGGATGGAATAATACCACTCCCGGCTGGAATAATACCACTCCCTCGCCGAACTGGAATGAGACCACCGTTAGCTGGAATACCACCACCCCCGCCTGGAATCAAACAACTCTGAGCTCGAACACCACCACTCCAAGCTGGAGTACTACCACTGAGGCTCCACAGACTACAACCACACAGAGCTGGTGGGACAAGCTTTGGCATGACATCTTCTAA